The window ACAAGACAATAACAGAATATAGTTATGACGAATACGGATTTCAAAAGTCAGAATATCTGATGGCTGAAAAACTTGCATCCGAGTATGGATATGCAGGAAGTTGGGGAGGGGATTATCCCGAAATTATGGCAGGAGGCTTCCTGGCTTCGCCTTATTTGTTGGCTGAACATAGCGAATATGGTCGCCTGTTTTATATTTATGATTGCAGGGATAAGATAAGTTGTTTATTTGAAATGATTCCTGTGGGGAAAGATGTATTAGTCTTGCCGTGCAGTTATCGAAACCGAAATGGTTTATCAGGACTTTCCAAGGTATATTTTCAACAAAGTGCCAATGTTTTCATTTGGGGCATGGATAAAATCTGTACTCCTGCGACTGGGCATGTGATCCTCTATCATAACCCCGGCATTATGCGTTTGAAATTTCCGAATGATTCAGTAGCAACAGGATGTATTCTCGGTGGACTTGATTCGATTCCCTATGTATCCTGTGAAGGGCTGCATAAAAAACAAAATCATATTTTGATTTCTGAAAATACATTTGATCTTGCTTTTGCTTTGAACCTTGCAGTTACCATGAAAAGACAAGGCGTTCCTGTGGTTCGCTTTATGAAAATTGAATCTGCCAACCGGAACGAAACAGATTATAACTGGGACGGGATAATGTATCCGGCAACGCAGTTAAGCGATATGCAAATTCAAAAAATCACTCCTGCGGAATTGCGGTTACTGGCTGAATCCAATGGAGTTCAAATTCCGGAAAATTTTGTAAATTACTTTGAGCAGGTTTACTGATGGATACACAAAATGGACTGAAAGAGTTCTTTGTAAATTTTTTTGTGCCGATTGACAATATTCCGGAGGATACAGCCTGGCGTAATTCTATCAGCATGGAAGCACGTGCTTCCATGCTGATAGATAATGCTTCTCTGGAGGATTTGTCTTCGCTTTTCAATGTATGCATCAATGAAAATGTTCTTACTCTTAAATTGCCTGCCCCACTGTCGGTTCAAGTTACTGCACCGACGACTTTTCCCGCACCCACGACAGTCGGATACACCTACGTAAATGTATGTTATTCTTGGAATTTTTCCAGTTACTGCATAACGAGAACAGAAACAACAACTGACTACTTCCAGATTAGTGGACGCTGGCATATAAAAGATTCATTGTTTGAGAGAAGTAAATGCGAAAATCTCTTGACGCTAAATTTACACAATGCAAAACCCTCTTTTTACTGGAATGACTCCGGAGCTGTAAATATTTTGCATGATTGTTCAGGTAAACTTCAAGAGGAGTTGAAAAAGCATTTTGCTGAGCATTCGACTTTCCAGTTGGCAGAATCATTAACTTCCTATAATACTCCGGGGAAAATCTGCCGTTTCTTTCGTAAGGAAGCATTGCCGCTATCACCGATTTCTTTGTCTCATCATCTCTCACAGCTTGAAGAGGGTGTTTCGACAATACCATTCGAGCCTGTCATTTCTGGACAAAGTGAAGCTGAAAGTGTTCACGATTCCTTAAAAAGCATGTTCTCGGCAAAGCGATTGCCAAGTCCATTATTAGAATATCAACCCAAAGTGTATGAGAAATCGCAACAGTTTCTTTTTCCGTTCAAGGATGAAGATAACTATACGGTTATGACTGTATTGAAATGTTATGATGATACTTTTCAGCGGAAAAATTTCCTGCCTGTGACACGCTGGCGGGTCAAGCATACTCTTCAACGATATTGTATGGCTGTTCCGGGGGAAAAGAAATTATCCTTATTCAATTTGCAGGAGCTGGCTGCTTATCCGGAGGCCCCTGTCATATTGACCGACAGCCTTGAAATAGCCGCCCTTAATCAAGCAAAGATAGAGCCGGAGAAATTGATTTTCACCAGTTTTATGTGTGATGATGGACATTATGATCAGGTGGATTGGAAGCCGTTAAAAGGTCGTCTGCCTTATCTGCTTGTCACGAATCATTCAGGCAGAACATTCGAAGAAGCCTGTTTGAAAACCGGTAAGCTGGCAGATTATTTGAAGGAATCTCAAGCAATAGAACTTCAGTTCGTTCGCGTTCCTGTCTGGTATCGTCCTCTTCCTGTTCTGCATAGTATTCAAGAGTTGATCTCGGCATATAAAGCAGCTCCCCCGCTGCCTTATAAAGAAGATATACGGATATTGACGTCGGAAGAGTTTGAAACGATTCGAGAAACGGCAGAGCAGAGGATTGACATACCGCCGGAAGCATGGTGGAAAACAGAACGGGAGCGGCTTGCCTTATCGCCACAAGCTTCAACAGATATTCTTGAAGTGACAAATATGAATCGGTTGGACTACATTCTCTGGCCTTTTCTTGTCCGCGGTAAAGGAACTCTGCTGTATGCGAGCAAGGGGATCGGTAAAAGTGCGTTAGCTCACAGCATTGCTGCTTGCTTGAGCAGTCGGCAAAAGAGACGGTTGTTTATAGAAAACAGCTGGGGAGCAAGCAAGGGAAACTTTGACTCTTATAAAGTTCTGTATCTTGATTTTGAAAATCAGCCTAATGAACATCAGGATTTTTTAAAACGGATGTGCCGAAAGTATTGGCATACTGAAAAAAACGAAACAGAGAAAGATGCAAAGAACTTTCTTTGGAAAAACATGCCTGAAATAGGGTTGTCAGGAATCAATTTTACTCTTCCCGAAAATCATCAGAAGTTATTGGATTTGCTTGATAAAGCTCAGAATGAAGGAGAATCAAATCATCCGGTGGATGTACTCATTATCGACACTTACCATGAATTTACGAGTTTGAGTGATGAGGTAAACACTCATCGCGGTTTGCGGGCGCTTTTGCGGATACTCAATGAGCGTAATTTAGCCACTTTGATTTTAAACCATGCCAAAGCGTCAGACTCGCAAAAAATGTCGGGTTACAATATCATCAAAGAATCTTTTGCATATGTGATGAAACTCAGGCGGGAAGGTGAACAATCCCGACCTCTTTCGGAACCGATAACAGTCAGCTTCGACGCTGTCCGAACAGGCTGGCTGGGACGGGAACAAACGGTGTTTAAAATATATCAGCCGGAGTCACCGGGCAGATGGCATCTCTACTCGCCCGGATGTTCTGCAACGGAAGAACGGAATCGGATAAGAGACTACTACATCAAGGTAGAAAAGTTTGGAAAAGAGGAAATGGCAAAACTACTCGGAACATCTCCAGCTTCGTTATATCGTGATGTAAAAGATGCTGATTGATCCGATTGCATTTTTTTGTTGAGATGATATAGTATTTATAGTTGTTTGATTTCAGGATTGGAGCCGGGGTACCACTCTTTTTAAAGGGTGCCATCGGGTGCCGTTTACAAGGGAAAAAGTGCCGAAAAGTGCCGTTTTTACGATCTTGGAAGCCTTGCAAAACCATCAGGTCAGAACGATAGTTTTTCGTTTCAGACCAATGGGTTGTAACTTATTTTGAGCTCAAGCTGCGGGTAGTTGGCTCTACACTTTGGGTGTACCACCTTTGTGCAAGCTTTGTGTAACTTCCGATCTTTATTGTCTCTCTGCGTGCGACTAACGTAAGGACAGCGGCCGTTTTTGTGCAGGTACGGCAATTTCTGCTGCGAGGGCTGCCGGGGCGCGCCGGTTTCGCGGTTCAGGCACGGGGGGCGGCCGGAGGGAGCGCGTTGGAATTGTGCCGGTATTCGCGCGGGGAAAGTCCGTATTTCTGCCGGAACACCCGGGAGAAGTAGGCGAGGTTGGAGAAACCGCAGCGGAATGCGGTTTCCGTGATGGAGCACTCCGGGCTTTTCAGCAGCTCCGCGGCGTGTTCCAGCCGTAGCCCGGAGAGGTAGGC of the Victivallis lenta genome contains:
- a CDS encoding AAA family ATPase, whose amino-acid sequence is MDTQNGLKEFFVNFFVPIDNIPEDTAWRNSISMEARASMLIDNASLEDLSSLFNVCINENVLTLKLPAPLSVQVTAPTTFPAPTTVGYTYVNVCYSWNFSSYCITRTETTTDYFQISGRWHIKDSLFERSKCENLLTLNLHNAKPSFYWNDSGAVNILHDCSGKLQEELKKHFAEHSTFQLAESLTSYNTPGKICRFFRKEALPLSPISLSHHLSQLEEGVSTIPFEPVISGQSEAESVHDSLKSMFSAKRLPSPLLEYQPKVYEKSQQFLFPFKDEDNYTVMTVLKCYDDTFQRKNFLPVTRWRVKHTLQRYCMAVPGEKKLSLFNLQELAAYPEAPVILTDSLEIAALNQAKIEPEKLIFTSFMCDDGHYDQVDWKPLKGRLPYLLVTNHSGRTFEEACLKTGKLADYLKESQAIELQFVRVPVWYRPLPVLHSIQELISAYKAAPPLPYKEDIRILTSEEFETIRETAEQRIDIPPEAWWKTERERLALSPQASTDILEVTNMNRLDYILWPFLVRGKGTLLYASKGIGKSALAHSIAACLSSRQKRRLFIENSWGASKGNFDSYKVLYLDFENQPNEHQDFLKRMCRKYWHTEKNETEKDAKNFLWKNMPEIGLSGINFTLPENHQKLLDLLDKAQNEGESNHPVDVLIIDTYHEFTSLSDEVNTHRGLRALLRILNERNLATLILNHAKASDSQKMSGYNIIKESFAYVMKLRREGEQSRPLSEPITVSFDAVRTGWLGREQTVFKIYQPESPGRWHLYSPGCSATEERNRIRDYYIKVEKFGKEEMAKLLGTSPASLYRDVKDAD